DNA sequence from the Calidithermus timidus DSM 17022 genome:
AGTGCTTTGGGGTTCGGCATCTTTCCACCTCCTTGAAGTAGCCCACGGCAGACACGGGTTCTGCCGAAGGTGCCTAGAAGGTAGCAAAGGGGGTCTTAACGCGGTCTGAACGCTGGGTTGCCCGAAGCCCCTGGCCTGCTCCAGCCGTTCCTAGGCGAGGTTCACGCCTTTATTTTAGCGTGCAAAAGATTGCAACCGACTCCTGTACCGCTCGGCCAGCACGGTGTAGCGGGCTTCCTCCAGCAGGGTGATGGCTTCTTCTAAGCTGGCCCGCTCGCCGGTGAGTTCGGCCAGGTTGGCCAGCACCGCCGCCGTCAGCACCCACTCCTGACCCGCTCGAGCCAGGCGCAAGGCTTCGCGGTAGGCTGCCTTGGCCTCCTCCGATCGCCCCTGGCGGTGGTAGAGGGCGCCTAGGTTGTTCCAAGCCCGCCCCATGGCCTCGAGGTTGCCCTGGGCCAGGGCCAGCGACTCCTTGTACAGGCGTTCTGCTTCAGCAGGCTGGCCTTGGCGCTCCTTGACCACCCCTAAGTTGAGGTAAACCCGGGCCCGCAAGCCCCCACGCTCCCCGATGGCCTCGAGCACCTCGGCAAAAGCCGCTTCCCCCTGGCCCATCTCGGCCAGCGCCACCGCCCGGTTGCCCAAAGCCCCCAGGTGGCGCACCTCCTCCCCGGCCATCAAGAAGCGCACCGCCGCCCGGCTGAAGGCTTCCGCAGCCTCCTGAAAGCGGCCCTGGCCCAACAGCATCATGCCCTGCAGATTGAGGGCCTCGGCCTGGGGGTAGGCGCCTCCCTGGGCCGCCACCTCGGCCTCGGCTTGGGCCTCGGCAAACTGCCCCAAGCGCAGCAGCACGCTGCCGCGCAGGGCGCTTCGCTCGGGGCTTGGGGGCAGCTCATCCAACAGCTCCAGGGCTTCCTTGTAGCGACCCAGACGCTCCAGAGCCCGCGCCCGCAAGAGCAGCAGCTCCGGGTCGGGGGCCAGATCGGCCAGCAGGGCCAGCGCTTCTTGAGGCTGCTCTTCCACCTGGGCGCGGGCCAGCCGCAACAAGGCCATCCGGCCCCTGGGTGCATCGGCCTCTTCCCAGAGGGCACGGGCCGCCTGGTACAGTGGGGCGGCCTCACCCAGGGGAAGCTTACGGGCCAGCTCGAGCGCCACCCTGCGCCCCTCCACCGTAAGGGGTACCTGCAGCATCGGCTGGCCTTGGGTTCCCAGCAGCCCCCGCCCAACGAGCACATCCAGCGCCTCTGCGCCCACACCCAAAAGCTCCACGGCCCGGGCCAGCCCTACCAGCTCTACCGCAAAAAAAGCCCGGCACACTTCGGGGGCAAAGGCGAGGAAGGTGGGTTCTTCTTCGATGACCTCTTCTACCCCCGGCAGGCGACGGGCCTCTTGCACAAGGGCTTGGGCTTCCTCGGTCCAACCCAGGCCGTACAGGGCCTCGGCCTGCCGCAGGTGGGCCGCCCACAGCGCTTTGGCCAGGGCTTCGCGCTTGGACCAGACCCACTCCTCGAGCTCGGGGGGTAGCCCGTCGTCGGCCCCCTCCAAAAAGCGGCCTTTGTACAGGCGGCGGGCTTGTGCCAACTGCCCTTGGGCCAGAGCACTTTGCAGCTCTACGGCGTCGCAAGGTATCTCGGCCCGTAGCACCTCCTCACCCTCTATGCGAACCCCCGCCGCGCGAAGTTGGGTGAGGGCTACCGAGAGGCTGTTGAGGCCGTCGCTAGCCCCGGGCCACAACAGCTCGGCGAGGTGACGCCGCGAGCGCGCTCCTTCCAGGGCTAG
Encoded proteins:
- a CDS encoding tetratricopeptide repeat protein, which translates into the protein MLRTLGELSLEQPKIKGFRKKKPLLLLTYLALEGARSRRHLAELLWPGASDGLNSLSVALTQLRAAGVRIEGEEVLRAEIPCDAVELQSALAQGQLAQARRLYKGRFLEGADDGLPPELEEWVWSKREALAKALWAAHLRQAEALYGLGWTEEAQALVQEARRLPGVEEVIEEEPTFLAFAPEVCRAFFAVELVGLARAVELLGVGAEALDVLVGRGLLGTQGQPMLQVPLTVEGRRVALELARKLPLGEAAPLYQAARALWEEADAPRGRMALLRLARAQVEEQPQEALALLADLAPDPELLLLRARALERLGRYKEALELLDELPPSPERSALRGSVLLRLGQFAEAQAEAEVAAQGGAYPQAEALNLQGMMLLGQGRFQEAAEAFSRAAVRFLMAGEEVRHLGALGNRAVALAEMGQGEAAFAEVLEAIGERGGLRARVYLNLGVVKERQGQPAEAERLYKESLALAQGNLEAMGRAWNNLGALYHRQGRSEEAKAAYREALRLARAGQEWVLTAAVLANLAELTGERASLEEAITLLEEARYTVLAERYRSRLQSFAR